Proteins encoded in a region of the Streptomyces akebiae genome:
- a CDS encoding DUF317 domain-containing protein yields the protein MSDHPIDAHVRFDTHPAHTSAVTATLTGTHHRAAQALLAARGFENLDDHTMVLARIDHEEPYWAHQATHALHAEGITTEITPRLREAIDEEWTWANYPMHWLTRAEVREVSNAAQTIYDDIRHGRLIIHAHAHDGWTTVAIGTYLDGGTVALHGENHLRSIADRLESPAQALASFQRLHGDAVRPGPAPMTDIEQQTAQARTSLRSPDTAQAPATPRIERGPSYAVGPGDHEALLNDFLTQNNDWEKYRTWDDNTTIAVHESLTLRVLFDHDARSRDPKWTIAAYETPVSDRMWHMTIAATTPATVLNTLLTVLAAEDAWETAVGSPVTEKTVTDATRPLTEAGWTHTVDGRWLRWQTLQEDAGVQFDAFAAQAPHTPLDTWTIWAGPSIDHPAWAIRASVYTPSGLLADLAEELAHGTGTRQTAPQHTTSVTTTAVAVPPASPSSPVAGPRH from the coding sequence ATGTCCGACCACCCGATCGACGCCCACGTCCGCTTCGACACCCACCCCGCCCACACCAGCGCCGTGACCGCCACCCTCACCGGCACCCACCACCGCGCCGCTCAGGCCCTCCTGGCCGCCCGCGGCTTCGAGAACCTCGACGACCACACCATGGTCCTGGCCCGGATCGACCACGAAGAGCCCTACTGGGCCCACCAAGCCACCCACGCCCTGCACGCCGAAGGCATCACCACCGAGATCACACCCCGGCTACGTGAAGCCATCGACGAGGAATGGACCTGGGCGAACTACCCCATGCACTGGCTGACCCGCGCCGAGGTACGGGAGGTCTCCAACGCAGCCCAGACCATCTACGACGACATCCGCCACGGCCGACTCATCATCCACGCCCATGCCCACGACGGCTGGACCACCGTCGCCATCGGCACCTACCTCGACGGAGGGACCGTCGCCCTGCACGGCGAGAACCACCTGCGCTCCATCGCCGACAGACTCGAATCCCCCGCCCAGGCCCTCGCCTCCTTCCAACGCCTCCACGGCGACGCCGTACGCCCCGGACCCGCACCCATGACCGACATCGAACAGCAGACCGCCCAGGCACGCACCAGCCTCCGTTCACCCGACACGGCGCAAGCCCCCGCCACCCCGCGTATCGAGAGGGGCCCCTCCTACGCCGTCGGCCCCGGCGATCACGAAGCCCTGCTCAACGACTTCCTCACGCAGAACAACGACTGGGAGAAGTACCGCACCTGGGACGACAACACCACCATCGCCGTCCATGAATCGCTCACCCTGCGCGTCCTCTTCGACCACGACGCCCGGTCCCGTGACCCGAAGTGGACCATCGCCGCGTACGAGACACCGGTCAGCGACCGCATGTGGCACATGACCATTGCCGCCACCACACCCGCCACCGTCCTCAACACCCTGCTGACCGTCCTCGCCGCCGAAGACGCATGGGAAACAGCCGTCGGTAGCCCGGTCACCGAGAAGACCGTCACCGACGCAACCCGCCCCCTCACCGAAGCAGGCTGGACGCACACCGTGGACGGACGCTGGCTGCGCTGGCAGACCCTTCAGGAGGATGCCGGCGTGCAATTCGACGCCTTCGCCGCCCAGGCACCCCACACTCCCCTCGACACATGGACCATCTGGGCCGGCCCCAGCATCGACCACCCCGCCTGGGCCATTCGCGCCTCCGTCTACACCCCGTCCGGCCTACTCGCCGACCTCGCCGAAGAACTCGCCCACGGAACCGGAACCCGTCAGACCGCTCCGCAGCACACCACCTCCGTCACCACCACGGCCGTCGCTGTTCCACCGGCCTCCCCTTCGTCGCCGGTGGCAGGTCCCCGGCACTGA